The Malus domestica chromosome 13, GDT2T_hap1 genome includes a window with the following:
- the LOC103428242 gene encoding gamma-glutamyl peptidase 5-like has translation MKAEKESRSGSYALLLAARDSDYVKKVYGGYFNVFVAAFGEEGERWDLYRVVEGEFPGMDDLQSYDGFVVSGSPYNAYGNDYWIMKLCFLLQTLDAMEKKVLGICFGHQVLCRALGGKVGKAYTGWDIGLRKVKIVKDLAPFSILNYLDDMPPALSIIECHQDEVWEVPSGAEVIAYSDKTGVEMFTIGGHVLGIQGHPEYSKDILLNLIDRLFNSNFIEKGFAENTRSALQLVEPDRKCWEKICKTFLKGR, from the exons ATGAAGGCTGAGAAGGAGAGTAGATCTGGATCATATGCACTTCTGCTAGCAGCAAGGGACTCAGACTATGTGAAGAAAGTGTATGGTGGGTATTTCAATGTGTTTGTTGCAGCGTTTGGGGAAGAAGGAGAGAGGTGGGACTTGTACAGGGTTGTAGAGGGAGAGTTTCCAGGCATGGATGACCTTCAAAGCTATGATGGCTTCGTCGTCAGTGGCAGCCCGTATAATGCTTATGGCAATGACTACTGGATCATGAAACTCTGCTTTCTCTTGCAAACTTTGGATGCCATGGAGAAGAAAGTCCTCGGAATTTGCTTCGGTCATcag GTGTTGTGCAGAGCACTTGGAGGAAAGGTTGGGAAAGCTTATACAGGGTGGGATATTGGGCTGAGGAAAGTGAAGATAGTGAAGGACTTGGCTCCATTCAGCATCCTTAATTACTTGGACGACATGCCGCCTGCGCTTTCCATCATTGAGTGCCACCAAGATGAGGTCTGGGAAGTTCCTTCAGGTGCGGAGGTGATTGCGTACTCGGACAAAACAGGTGTGGAGATGTTCACCATTGGAGGCCACGTTCTGGGCATTCAAGGTCATCCTGAGTACAGTAAGGACATTCTTTTAAATCTCATCGATCGCCTTTTCAACAGCAACTTCATAGAGAAAGGTTTTGCTGAAAACACAAGGTCTGCACTGCAATTAGTTGAACCAGATAGGAAGTGCTGGGAGAAGATCTGCAAGACTTTTCTCAAGGGAAGATAA